From the genome of Parazoarcus communis, one region includes:
- a CDS encoding ABC transporter ATP-binding protein, with the protein MIAIERISHRYRSASTAALDAITLDVGRGSLFGLLGPNGAGKTTLISLIAGLIAPQQGQIRVSAQTLSDFRRARPNAIALVPQDYAFYPMLTVTENLAFFAGVQGLDRHQQKARSSEAIRFARLESVARQLAGELSGGLRRRLNLAIGLLGDPALLLLDEPTVGVDPQSRHFLLDAIRDLRDAGKTVIYTSHYMDEVEAICDRIAIIDHGRVLASGTLAEVLGAGESQLLLRLDRDLPQPLLKRWEAAHTVTTQGANSICLTPVPAAALPQILRDLAAHGLTPLALNHGQQNLEQVFMHLTRRSLRD; encoded by the coding sequence ATGATCGCCATCGAGCGCATCAGCCATCGTTATCGCAGCGCCAGCACGGCTGCCCTCGATGCCATCACGCTCGATGTCGGACGCGGCAGTCTGTTCGGCCTGCTCGGCCCCAACGGCGCGGGCAAGACCACGCTGATCTCGCTCATCGCCGGCCTCATCGCCCCGCAGCAGGGGCAGATCAGGGTCAGCGCTCAGACGCTGTCGGACTTCCGCCGCGCCCGCCCCAACGCGATTGCCCTGGTACCGCAGGACTACGCCTTCTACCCCATGCTGACGGTCACCGAGAACCTCGCCTTCTTTGCCGGGGTGCAGGGGCTGGACCGGCATCAGCAGAAAGCCCGCAGCAGCGAGGCCATCCGTTTCGCCCGCCTCGAGAGCGTCGCCAGACAGCTTGCCGGCGAACTCTCCGGCGGCTTGCGCCGGCGGCTTAACCTTGCCATCGGCCTGCTCGGCGACCCCGCGCTGCTGCTGCTGGATGAGCCCACCGTCGGTGTCGATCCGCAGTCACGCCACTTCCTTCTCGACGCCATCCGCGACCTGCGCGACGCCGGCAAGACGGTGATCTACACCAGCCATTACATGGATGAGGTCGAAGCCATCTGCGACCGTATCGCCATCATCGACCACGGCCGGGTGCTCGCCAGCGGCACGCTGGCCGAGGTGCTCGGTGCCGGCGAGTCGCAACTGCTGCTCCGCCTCGACCGCGATCTGCCACAGCCGCTGCTCAAGCGCTGGGAGGCAGCGCATACGGTCACGACGCAGGGCGCGAACAGCATCTGCCTGACCCCGGTCCCTGCCGCCGCGCTGCCGCAGATCCTGCGGGATCTCGCCGCGCACGGGCTCACGCCGCTGGCCCTGAACCACGGCCAGCAGAACCTCGAGCAGGTGTTCATGCACCTGACCCGGCGTTCGCTGCGGGACTGA
- a CDS encoding BtrH N-terminal domain-containing protein, translated as MQDTPNTFSHQHASHCESGVMSAIVRHYGLPLSEPMALGLSSAVSFAYLPFIKLGGLPLVAYRMPPRAIIRGLQKPLGIRMRTETFRSTERGEARLNSLLDEGKVVGLQTSVFWLPYFPDDMRFHFNAHNVLAYGRDSASGEYLLSDPVFEEPVRCAPADLARARFARGVLAPKGLLYYPETRPSEPDWRKAIPAAIRKTVRIMLRAPIPLIGIRGMERVARAVERLPATGDLQKSKLFVGHLVRMQEEIGTGGGGFRYMYASFLEEAASLAARPALAELAGELVEIGDGWREFALATARMIRDRDPFDPARLAALLRQQAAREKTFFGSLDRAIQ; from the coding sequence ATGCAGGACACCCCAAACACGTTCAGCCACCAGCACGCCTCGCACTGCGAGAGCGGCGTGATGTCGGCCATCGTGCGCCACTACGGCCTGCCCCTGTCCGAGCCGATGGCGCTCGGCCTGTCTTCGGCCGTGTCCTTCGCCTACCTGCCCTTCATCAAGCTCGGCGGCCTGCCGCTGGTGGCCTACCGCATGCCGCCGCGCGCAATCATCCGCGGCCTGCAGAAACCGCTTGGCATCCGCATGCGCACCGAAACCTTCCGCTCCACTGAACGTGGCGAAGCACGGCTCAACAGCCTGCTCGACGAGGGCAAGGTGGTCGGCCTGCAGACCTCGGTGTTCTGGTTGCCGTATTTCCCCGACGACATGCGTTTTCACTTCAACGCCCACAACGTGCTCGCCTATGGCCGCGACAGCGCCAGCGGCGAATACCTGCTGTCCGACCCGGTGTTCGAAGAGCCGGTGCGCTGCGCACCGGCCGACCTCGCCCGTGCGCGCTTCGCCCGCGGCGTGCTCGCGCCCAAGGGCCTGCTCTACTACCCGGAAACACGCCCGAGCGAGCCCGACTGGCGCAAGGCGATTCCTGCAGCCATCCGCAAGACGGTGCGCATCATGCTGCGCGCGCCGATTCCGCTGATCGGCATTCGCGGCATGGAGCGGGTGGCGCGCGCCGTCGAGCGCCTGCCCGCGACTGGCGATCTGCAGAAATCCAAGCTCTTCGTCGGCCACCTGGTGCGGATGCAGGAGGAAATCGGCACCGGTGGCGGCGGTTTCCGCTACATGTACGCCTCCTTCCTCGAAGAGGCCGCCAGCCTCGCGGCGCGTCCGGCGCTGGCCGAACTGGCCGGCGAACTGGTCGAGATCGGCGACGGCTGGCGTGAGTTCGCGCTCGCCACCGCGCGCATGATCCGCGACCGCGACCCCTTCGATCCGGCCCGTCTGGCCGCCCTGCTGCGCCAGCAGGCGGCCCGCGAAAAGACCTTCTTCGGCAGCCTCGACCGCGCCATCCAATGA
- a CDS encoding beta-ketoacyl-ACP synthase III has translation MTEPRSVYITATATCLPNAPVDNEAIESVLGRIGERPSRARRIVLRNNGIRQRHYAIDPATGAATHSNAGMTAEAIRGLATDGFALDDIECLATGTSLPDQLMPNHGVMVHGELGNPACEVVSTAGICLAGLAALKYGWLSVLAGNTRNAVTTGSDRPSAVLRGSSFEAENEHRVAALERHPEIAFEKDFLRWMLSDGAGAFLLQDAPRTGARALRIDWIELSSQAHAQPVCMYAGGERDEDGRLQGWAGYAPEAWGKESIFAIKQDVRLLNEQVVASTLEAPLRRLIERRQLRADRIDWFLPHMSSHYFRDQIADCLRGLGLPIAPERWFTNLATRGNTGAASIYIMIDELLRSGRLSEGERLLCFVPESGRFSSGFMHLTVV, from the coding sequence ATGACTGAACCCCGCTCCGTATATATCACCGCCACGGCCACCTGCCTGCCCAATGCCCCCGTCGACAACGAGGCTATCGAGTCGGTACTTGGCCGCATCGGCGAACGGCCTTCGCGTGCCCGCCGCATCGTGCTGCGCAACAACGGCATCCGCCAGCGCCACTACGCCATCGACCCCGCGACCGGCGCAGCCACCCACAGCAACGCCGGCATGACGGCCGAGGCCATTCGCGGACTGGCGACAGACGGATTTGCGCTCGACGACATCGAATGCCTTGCCACCGGCACCTCGCTGCCCGACCAGCTCATGCCCAATCACGGTGTGATGGTGCACGGCGAACTCGGCAACCCCGCATGTGAAGTCGTCAGCACCGCAGGCATCTGCCTTGCCGGACTCGCCGCGCTCAAGTATGGCTGGCTGTCGGTGCTCGCCGGCAACACGCGCAACGCCGTCACCACCGGCTCCGACCGCCCCTCGGCGGTGCTGCGCGGGAGCAGTTTCGAGGCCGAGAACGAGCACCGCGTGGCCGCACTCGAGCGTCACCCCGAGATCGCATTCGAGAAGGACTTCCTGCGCTGGATGCTGTCCGACGGCGCCGGCGCCTTCCTGCTGCAGGATGCACCGCGCACCGGTGCACGCGCACTGCGCATCGACTGGATCGAGCTCTCGTCGCAGGCCCACGCCCAGCCGGTGTGCATGTATGCCGGCGGCGAGCGCGACGAAGACGGCAGACTGCAGGGCTGGGCCGGGTACGCGCCCGAGGCCTGGGGCAAGGAGTCGATCTTCGCCATCAAGCAGGACGTGCGTCTGCTCAACGAGCAGGTGGTCGCAAGCACGCTCGAAGCGCCGCTGCGCCGGCTGATCGAGCGTCGCCAGCTCCGCGCCGACCGGATCGACTGGTTCCTGCCGCACATGTCCTCGCACTATTTCCGCGACCAGATCGCCGACTGCCTGCGCGGGCTCGGCCTGCCGATCGCCCCCGAGCGCTGGTTCACCAACCTCGCGACCCGCGGCAACACCGGCGCGGCCTCGATCTACATCATGATCGACGAACTGCTGCGCAGCGGCCGCCTGAGCGAAGGCGAGCGCCTGCTGTGCTTCGTACCCGAAAGCGGCCGCTTCTCCAGCGGTTTCATGCACCTGACCGTGGTCTGA
- a CDS encoding serine hydrolase domain-containing protein, whose protein sequence is MSASGPAPGFRPFLRHLALSACVLVLGACATAPQRPPDLQRGDFRYAIERARWLIEQEMADNRVTGLSVALVDDQRVVWSEGFGYEDAEREIAATPDTPYRLGSIAKVLTATAAMQLAEEGRIDIDRPLRDALPAFSVRSRFDNAAPITPRNIMHHHSGLPANHLSGMLTTSAPAPFTSLVDAVRNEYVAYPPEFIFGYSNLAVSLLGAAIEHTAGIPFGEHLQQRLLNPLGMVNTRFESKPALKVYNRHEEIDALALRDLPSGGLVSNVDDMSRFMRWVFADGRAGGQQLLGADSLAEMLRPQNAHVQLDMGFRVGLGWLLSGIEIRNAGTVASHGGTLLDSHSMMVVLPEHKLGIIVASNSATSQGVVKTVATEALKLALEAKAGIVQPEPVPASSADVALPPEQLARYSAWYDSMVGLVRVRPGDDALDASVMGHTLQLKPRPAGQFGLRYKLFGMIPVQVSAFDGIRVSMKKVADRDVLVGHFGDDTMLVGERLKPAPVPQRLLDYVGEYRIVGQKLGIMPDRLALRLEDGLLVGECSFSELPGFVLRIGLNPISDTELLVSGLGTGKGETILATSAGKEKVLLFSGLELHKITN, encoded by the coding sequence ATGTCCGCATCAGGCCCCGCTCCCGGCTTCCGCCCGTTTCTCCGTCACCTCGCCCTGAGCGCATGCGTGCTGGTGCTGGGCGCCTGCGCCACTGCGCCACAGCGCCCGCCAGATCTTCAGCGCGGCGACTTCCGCTATGCAATCGAGCGCGCCCGCTGGCTGATCGAGCAGGAGATGGCGGACAACAGGGTCACCGGACTCTCCGTCGCACTGGTCGACGACCAGCGCGTGGTCTGGTCCGAGGGCTTCGGCTACGAAGACGCCGAGCGCGAGATTGCCGCCACGCCGGACACCCCTTACCGGCTCGGGTCGATCGCCAAGGTGCTCACGGCAACCGCAGCCATGCAGCTTGCAGAAGAGGGCCGCATCGACATCGACCGTCCGCTGCGGGACGCGCTGCCCGCATTTTCGGTGCGATCGCGCTTCGACAATGCTGCGCCGATCACCCCCCGCAACATCATGCATCACCACTCCGGCCTGCCCGCCAACCACCTGAGCGGCATGCTGACCACCTCGGCACCTGCGCCCTTCACCAGCCTGGTGGACGCGGTGCGCAACGAATACGTCGCCTATCCGCCCGAGTTCATCTTCGGCTACTCCAACCTCGCGGTGAGCCTGCTGGGCGCGGCAATCGAGCATACCGCCGGCATCCCCTTCGGTGAGCATCTGCAACAGCGCCTGCTGAACCCGCTGGGCATGGTGAATACGCGCTTCGAGTCGAAGCCTGCGCTCAAGGTCTACAACAGGCACGAGGAGATCGACGCACTGGCGCTGCGCGACCTGCCCTCCGGCGGGCTGGTATCGAACGTCGACGACATGAGCCGCTTCATGCGCTGGGTGTTTGCCGACGGCCGTGCCGGCGGGCAGCAGTTGCTCGGCGCCGACAGCCTTGCCGAAATGCTGCGCCCGCAGAACGCGCATGTTCAGCTCGACATGGGCTTTCGCGTCGGGCTGGGCTGGCTGCTGTCGGGCATCGAGATCCGCAACGCGGGCACCGTTGCCAGTCACGGCGGCACCCTGCTCGACTCCCACAGCATGATGGTGGTGCTGCCCGAGCACAAACTCGGCATCATCGTCGCATCCAATTCAGCTACCTCGCAGGGCGTGGTCAAGACCGTCGCCACCGAGGCGCTGAAGCTGGCCCTCGAAGCCAAGGCCGGCATCGTTCAGCCCGAGCCGGTGCCGGCCTCCAGCGCCGACGTGGCCCTGCCACCGGAACAGCTCGCACGCTACTCGGCGTGGTACGACTCGATGGTCGGGCTGGTCAGGGTGCGGCCGGGTGACGATGCGCTCGACGCCAGCGTGATGGGCCATACGCTGCAACTGAAGCCGCGTCCGGCCGGGCAGTTTGGTCTGCGCTACAAGCTGTTCGGCATGATCCCGGTGCAGGTCAGCGCCTTCGATGGCATCCGCGTCTCGATGAAGAAGGTGGCAGACCGCGACGTGCTGGTGGGGCACTTCGGCGACGACACCATGCTCGTCGGCGAGCGCCTGAAGCCCGCCCCCGTGCCGCAGCGTCTGCTCGACTATGTCGGCGAATACCGCATCGTCGGCCAGAAGCTGGGGATCATGCCCGACCGCCTCGCCCTGCGCCTCGAGGACGGCTTGCTGGTCGGCGAGTGCAGCTTCTCCGAGCTTCCCGGCTTCGTGCTGCGCATCGGCCTCAACCCGATCTCGGACACCGAACTGCTGGTTTCGGGGCTTGGCACCGGCAAGGGCGAAACCATCCTCGCCACCAGCGCGGGCAAGGAGAAGGTGCTGCTGTTCTCCGGTCTCGAACTGCACAAGATCACCAACTGA
- a CDS encoding cupin domain-containing protein, with translation MTFERETRSATVLQSTGNLFADLGAPEGGEKFLPLLQTDTTCVERIASHGSASPPGFWYDQPDDEWVMIVTGSAELAFDDDSRMSMRPGDWVTIPAHCRHRVESTAPDTVWLAVHVRHLPATVSCA, from the coding sequence ATGACTTTCGAACGAGAAACACGCAGCGCGACAGTGCTGCAGTCCACCGGCAACCTGTTTGCCGACCTTGGCGCCCCCGAAGGTGGTGAAAAGTTTCTGCCGCTGCTGCAGACCGACACCACCTGCGTCGAACGCATCGCCTCCCACGGCAGCGCGAGCCCACCCGGCTTCTGGTACGACCAGCCCGACGACGAGTGGGTCATGATCGTGACCGGTAGCGCGGAGCTCGCTTTCGATGACGACAGCCGCATGTCCATGCGACCGGGTGACTGGGTGACCATCCCCGCCCATTGCCGCCATCGCGTCGAATCCACCGCACCCGACACCGTCTGGCTCGCCGTCCATGTCCGCCACCTGCCCGCAACAGTGTCCTGCGCCTGA
- a CDS encoding toll/interleukin-1 receptor domain-containing protein, with translation MDGIFISYRREDSSGYAGRLYDRLAARFGRERVFMDVEGIDPGTDFIDAIDSAVASCTVLLVLIGPKWLGEDIGNDSRRIDDPHDFVRLETAAALRRKIRVLPVLVNDAEMPGENALPPDLKALARRQAIEINHKQWDASTGEVLKALDRIFGTDKPRWRLPAIIGATCVALAAGGWLSWQKLAIDDTTRPPSSVREPGDAVTDHSTPTLLAAAEPPAPAPPAAATGGASAGTQPPAEAPAEPAVTAPVAAPPAAAAAPAPAAPTPAAKPRETTAPPKQPAPRPAQATKPAVTIKPKPEAAAPQPAIVTRPEAAPKPAPARPAPEAVDSRLPRAGESWVYRTRGLWATSPKRTVVVTVSAQDGTAVTERMQDTEPSPGPAGSQVRWRGSEAHIAHAGGLGSEFSPFIGAFTELREDMSWRGIPTPDLDGNWGGWYGTGEVIGRETVRVPAGSFDAWKVEVWSTRHATGGPTIAGLEPVRIHFLIWYAPGEKRYVKMQRTLASALGRDLEKDTVELVSSSP, from the coding sequence ATGGACGGGATTTTCATCAGCTATCGCCGCGAGGACTCATCGGGTTACGCAGGCCGCCTCTATGACCGGCTCGCGGCCCGCTTCGGGCGTGAGCGCGTGTTCATGGATGTCGAAGGCATCGACCCCGGCACCGACTTCATCGACGCCATCGACAGCGCGGTCGCCTCATGCACCGTCCTGCTGGTGCTCATCGGCCCCAAATGGCTGGGCGAGGACATCGGCAACGACAGTCGCCGCATCGACGACCCCCACGACTTCGTCCGCCTCGAGACCGCCGCCGCGCTGAGACGCAAGATCCGCGTGCTGCCGGTGCTGGTCAATGATGCGGAAATGCCCGGCGAAAATGCGCTCCCGCCCGACCTCAAGGCGCTCGCACGACGCCAGGCCATCGAGATCAACCACAAGCAGTGGGATGCATCGACCGGCGAAGTCCTGAAGGCACTCGATCGCATCTTCGGTACCGACAAGCCGCGCTGGCGCCTGCCGGCGATCATCGGAGCGACCTGCGTCGCGCTCGCAGCGGGTGGCTGGCTGTCATGGCAGAAGCTGGCGATTGACGACACCACACGCCCGCCCAGCAGCGTTCGCGAACCGGGAGACGCAGTCACCGACCACTCCACCCCCACCCTGCTCGCCGCAGCGGAACCGCCTGCCCCTGCGCCCCCGGCAGCCGCCACCGGCGGGGCCAGCGCGGGCACACAGCCACCAGCGGAAGCCCCCGCCGAGCCGGCGGTCACTGCACCGGTCGCCGCACCGCCAGCCGCAGCTGCTGCCCCGGCCCCCGCAGCACCCACCCCCGCAGCAAAGCCCCGCGAAACCACTGCGCCGCCAAAGCAGCCTGCACCCAGGCCCGCGCAAGCCACCAAACCCGCCGTCACGATCAAGCCAAAGCCCGAAGCTGCCGCGCCCCAGCCTGCGATCGTCACCCGGCCTGAAGCAGCGCCAAAACCGGCTCCTGCGCGCCCGGCGCCGGAAGCCGTCGACAGCCGCCTGCCGCGCGCGGGCGAAAGCTGGGTCTATCGCACGCGCGGACTGTGGGCAACCAGCCCGAAACGCACCGTCGTCGTCACCGTAAGCGCGCAGGACGGCACCGCAGTCACCGAACGCATGCAGGACACCGAGCCATCCCCCGGGCCTGCCGGCAGTCAGGTCAGATGGCGCGGCAGCGAAGCACACATTGCCCATGCAGGCGGTCTCGGCAGCGAGTTCAGTCCCTTCATCGGCGCCTTCACCGAGTTGCGGGAGGATATGTCATGGCGCGGCATTCCGACCCCCGATCTCGATGGCAACTGGGGCGGCTGGTACGGCACAGGCGAAGTGATCGGACGTGAAACCGTCCGCGTACCGGCCGGCAGCTTCGACGCCTGGAAGGTCGAAGTCTGGAGCACCCGCCACGCCACCGGGGGTCCGACCATCGCCGGACTCGAACCGGTGCGGATTCACTTCCTGATCTGGTATGCCCCAGGCGAGAAACGCTACGTGAAGATGCAGCGCACACTGGCCTCCGCACTTGGCCGCGATCTGGAGAAGGACACCGTTGAACTGGTCAGCAGCTCGCCATGA
- the paaY gene encoding phenylacetic acid degradation protein PaaY produces the protein MPCYEIDGLKPVIHPTAFVHPDAVLIGDVIVGPRCYVAPLASLRGDFGRIVLEEGSNIQDTCVMHGFPGTDTVIEVDGHVGHGAVLHGCRVGRNALIGMNAVIMDNASIGESSIVAACAFVKAGMEIPAGKLVAGMPAKIMRDLSEQEMNWKVDGTRCYQDLTVRSLATLKPCEPLTEMEAGRKRFEFEGVVPLIDAKKGS, from the coding sequence ATGCCCTGCTACGAAATCGACGGCCTCAAACCCGTCATCCACCCCACCGCCTTCGTCCATCCCGATGCCGTTCTGATTGGTGACGTCATCGTCGGCCCGCGCTGCTATGTCGCCCCGCTCGCCTCGCTGCGCGGCGACTTCGGCCGCATCGTGCTGGAAGAAGGCAGCAACATCCAGGACACCTGTGTCATGCACGGCTTCCCCGGCACCGACACCGTGATCGAAGTCGATGGCCACGTCGGCCACGGCGCAGTGCTGCATGGCTGCCGTGTCGGTCGCAACGCCCTGATCGGCATGAACGCCGTCATCATGGACAACGCCAGCATCGGCGAATCGAGCATCGTCGCCGCCTGCGCCTTCGTCAAAGCCGGCATGGAAATCCCCGCGGGGAAACTGGTCGCCGGCATGCCCGCAAAGATCATGCGTGACCTGTCGGAACAGGAGATGAACTGGAAAGTCGACGGCACCCGCTGCTACCAGGACCTGACCGTGCGCAGCCTCGCCACACTCAAGCCCTGCGAGCCGCTAACCGAGATGGAAGCCGGGCGCAAGCGCTTCGAGTTCGAGGGCGTCGTTCCCCTCATCGACGCCAAGAAAGGCAGCTGA
- the paaN gene encoding phenylacetic acid degradation protein PaaN, which translates to MTHPLFEKHKATLDAAIAAIHGRGYWTPFPEMPSPKVYGESAPDDGKKAFEACLGKEFALDQPGQTGWLATERSPYGIALDVRYPVCDPEALIAAAQVAMEGWRKVGAEGRVGVCLEILDRLNKRSFEIAHAVMMTTGQGWMMAFQAGGPHAQDRGLEAVAYAWDEMSRVPAETIWEKPQGKNPPLKMKKHYEIVGRGVGLVVGCGTFPTWNTYPGLFATLVTGNPVIIKAHSNSILPAAMTVKIAREVLSEAGLDPNLVSLAVVEKRAATQALATHPAVKSIDFTGSNVFGQWLIDNARQAQVYAELAGVNNVVIESTDSYKAMMRNLAFTLSLYSGQMCTTTQAILVPAGGIDTDQGHKSFDEVAADLGAAIDKFLTDPAVATAVLGAIQSEATLGRIAEAGEYGKVVLASRKVEHPDFPQAEVRTPVLLTCDAADEKSYMEERFGPVSFVVRVADGAAAIALSERIVKEHGALTVGLYSSKQDVIDAMTDASLRAGVALSINLTGGVFVNQSSAFSDYHGVGMNPAANASYSDSAFVANRFRVVQRRYHVE; encoded by the coding sequence ATGACCCATCCGCTGTTCGAGAAGCACAAGGCCACCCTGGACGCAGCCATCGCCGCCATTCACGGTCGCGGTTACTGGACGCCCTTTCCCGAAATGCCCAGCCCCAAGGTCTATGGCGAAAGTGCGCCAGACGATGGCAAGAAAGCGTTTGAGGCCTGCCTCGGCAAGGAATTCGCGCTCGATCAGCCTGGCCAGACCGGCTGGCTCGCCACCGAACGGTCGCCCTATGGCATCGCCCTCGATGTGCGCTATCCCGTGTGCGACCCGGAGGCCCTGATTGCTGCCGCACAGGTCGCAATGGAAGGCTGGCGCAAGGTCGGTGCAGAAGGCCGTGTCGGCGTGTGCCTCGAAATCCTCGACCGCCTCAACAAGCGCAGCTTCGAGATCGCCCACGCGGTGATGATGACCACCGGTCAGGGCTGGATGATGGCCTTCCAGGCCGGCGGCCCGCATGCGCAGGATCGCGGCCTGGAAGCCGTTGCGTACGCATGGGACGAAATGAGCCGGGTGCCGGCCGAAACCATCTGGGAAAAGCCGCAGGGCAAGAACCCGCCGCTGAAGATGAAAAAGCACTACGAGATCGTCGGCCGCGGCGTTGGCCTGGTCGTCGGCTGCGGCACCTTCCCGACCTGGAACACCTACCCCGGCCTGTTCGCCACCCTGGTCACCGGCAACCCGGTCATCATCAAGGCCCACAGCAATTCCATCCTGCCGGCAGCGATGACGGTGAAGATCGCGCGTGAAGTGCTGAGCGAAGCCGGCCTCGACCCCAACCTGGTGTCGCTGGCCGTGGTCGAGAAGCGCGCCGCCACCCAGGCGCTCGCCACCCACCCCGCAGTGAAGTCGATCGACTTCACCGGCAGCAACGTCTTCGGCCAGTGGCTGATCGACAACGCCCGCCAGGCCCAGGTGTATGCCGAACTCGCAGGCGTGAACAACGTCGTCATCGAATCCACCGACAGCTACAAGGCGATGATGCGCAACCTCGCCTTCACCCTGAGCCTGTACTCGGGCCAGATGTGCACCACCACCCAGGCCATCCTGGTGCCGGCCGGTGGCATCGACACCGACCAGGGTCACAAGTCCTTTGACGAAGTCGCCGCCGACCTCGGCGCCGCAATCGACAAGTTCCTCACCGACCCGGCGGTCGCGACCGCCGTGCTCGGCGCCATCCAGTCCGAAGCCACCCTCGGCCGCATCGCCGAAGCCGGCGAATACGGCAAGGTGGTGCTGGCTTCCAGGAAGGTCGAGCATCCCGACTTCCCGCAGGCCGAAGTCCGAACCCCGGTGCTGCTCACCTGCGACGCGGCCGACGAAAAGAGCTACATGGAAGAGCGCTTCGGCCCGGTCAGCTTCGTGGTCAGGGTCGCCGACGGCGCCGCAGCCATCGCCCTGTCGGAACGCATCGTCAAGGAACACGGCGCGCTCACCGTCGGCCTGTACTCAAGCAAGCAGGACGTCATCGACGCCATGACCGACGCCAGCCTGCGTGCCGGCGTAGCCCTGTCGATCAACCTCACCGGCGGCGTGTTCGTGAACCAGTCCTCAGCCTTCTCCGACTACCACGGCGTAGGCATGAACCCGGCTGCAAACGCGAGCTACTCCGACAGCGCCTTCGTAGCCAACCGTTTCCGCGTCGTACAACGCCGCTACCACGTAGAGTAA